One Oceanicoccus sagamiensis genomic region harbors:
- the rpoB gene encoding DNA-directed RNA polymerase subunit beta, with the protein MAYSYTEKKRIRKDFGKMSHVMDVPYLLAIQLDSYKKFTQEDSSQGNRAEMGLHAAFKSVFPIVSYSGSAALEYVDYALGAPAFDVAECQLRGVTFAVPLRVKVRLIIYDKESASKTIKDIKEQEVYMGEIPLMTENGTFVINGTERVIVSQLHRSPGVFFDHDKGKTHSSGKLLYSARVIPYRGSWLDFEFDPKDMVYVRIDRRRKLPATILLRSLGYSSEEILDMFYDVDEFTVDKDGNYKMTLIPERLRGEVASFDITGKGGSVIVESGRRITARNIRQIEKEKLKALQVPEEYVVGRSLAKNVVDEKTGEVIVECNTELTEEVLAQLAEAGVKAIETIYTNELDCGPFISDTLRIDPSRNELEALVEIYRMMRPGEPPTKESAENLFQNLFFSPERYDLSTVGRMKFNRRLGREEVTGEGILSNDDIVAVLKTLVDIRNGKGVVDDIDHLGNRRVRSVGEMAENQFRVGLVRVERAVKERLSMAESEGLMPQDMINAKPVAAAVKEFFGSSQLSQFMDQNNPLSEVTHKRRVSALGPGGLTRERAGFEVRDVHPTHYGRVCPIETPEGPNIGLINSLATYARTNDYGFLESPYRKVVKGVATEEIEYLSAINEAEYIIAQASATLDKKNKLVDELVAVRHLNEFTVKAPDEVQYMDVSPKQVVSVAAALIPFLEHDDANRALMGSNMQRQAVPTLKADKPLVGTGIERYVAADSGVCEVARRGGVVDSIDSGRIVVRVNDTEVEAGQPPVDIYNLTKYTRSNQNTCINQRPIVTEGDIIQRGDILADGPSIDLGELALGQNMRIAFMPWNGYNFEDSILVSERVVKEDRFTTIHIQELTCIARDTKLGSEEVTSDIPNVGEGALGKLDESGIVYIGAEVGAGDILVGKVTPKGETQLTPEEKLLRAIFGEKASDVKDTSLRVPSSVKGTVIDVQVFTRDGLEKDTRAKEIEKSQLDEYRKDLNEELRIFEGATFALLRKSLSGQKIVGGADLKKGTVMDDDALDALEKDQWFKLRFSDDALNAQLESAETQLAEQRVALEERFEDKKRKLTSGDDLAPGVLKIVKVYLAIKRRIQPGDKMAGRHGNKGVISVIMPVEDMPYNEKGEPVDIVLNPLGVPSRMNVGQILETHLGLAAKGLGEKIDVMLEEQRKIAELRKFLDEIYNGDGGRKEDLKSFTDEEIIEMAGNLRGGVPMATQVFDGASEAEVKNLLRLADLPDSGQMQLYDGRTGEAFDRETTVGYMYMLKLNHLVDDKMHARSTGSYSLVTQQPLGGKAQFGGQRFGEMEVWALEAYGAAYTLQEMLTVKSDDVAGRTKMYKNIVDGDQRMEPGMPESFNVLLKEIRSLGINMELDTE; encoded by the coding sequence ATGGCCTACTCTTATACAGAGAAAAAACGTATCCGTAAGGATTTCGGCAAGATGTCCCATGTAATGGATGTGCCGTATCTTTTGGCGATACAGTTGGATTCGTACAAAAAATTCACTCAAGAAGACTCTAGTCAGGGTAATCGAGCCGAGATGGGCTTGCACGCTGCGTTTAAGTCAGTCTTCCCGATTGTTAGCTATTCTGGCAGTGCGGCACTTGAGTATGTTGATTATGCGCTGGGTGCGCCGGCCTTTGATGTGGCCGAGTGTCAGTTGCGTGGTGTTACCTTTGCAGTTCCCCTGCGGGTTAAAGTGCGGTTGATTATTTATGATAAGGAATCAGCCAGCAAAACTATTAAAGATATTAAAGAACAAGAAGTCTATATGGGTGAAATCCCATTAATGACTGAGAATGGTACCTTCGTTATCAATGGTACTGAGCGTGTTATCGTTTCTCAGTTACACCGTTCACCGGGTGTATTCTTTGATCATGACAAGGGCAAAACTCACTCTTCCGGTAAGCTGTTGTATTCAGCGCGGGTGATTCCTTACCGTGGTTCATGGTTGGACTTCGAGTTTGATCCAAAAGATATGGTTTACGTACGTATTGATCGTCGTCGTAAACTACCAGCGACTATTCTGCTGCGTTCATTAGGTTACAGTTCAGAAGAAATTCTGGATATGTTCTATGACGTTGACGAATTTACCGTTGATAAAGATGGCAACTACAAGATGACGTTGATCCCCGAGCGTCTACGTGGTGAGGTTGCCTCTTTTGATATTACCGGCAAAGGCGGTAGTGTGATCGTTGAGTCTGGCCGTCGTATTACAGCACGTAATATTCGCCAGATCGAAAAAGAAAAACTGAAAGCTCTTCAGGTTCCTGAAGAGTATGTGGTTGGTCGTTCTTTGGCGAAAAATGTTGTCGATGAAAAGACCGGCGAAGTGATTGTTGAATGCAATACCGAGCTGACTGAAGAAGTATTGGCGCAGTTGGCCGAAGCCGGTGTTAAGGCGATTGAGACAATCTACACTAACGAACTGGATTGCGGTCCATTTATTAGTGACACCCTGCGTATCGATCCTTCTCGTAATGAGCTGGAAGCGCTGGTAGAAATCTACCGCATGATGCGTCCTGGTGAGCCGCCAACTAAAGAGTCTGCTGAGAACTTATTCCAGAACCTGTTCTTCTCTCCAGAGCGTTATGACTTGTCGACTGTTGGTCGGATGAAGTTTAACCGTCGCCTGGGTCGTGAAGAGGTTACTGGCGAAGGTATCCTGAGCAATGACGATATCGTTGCTGTACTAAAAACCTTGGTAGATATTCGCAATGGTAAAGGCGTGGTTGATGATATCGATCACCTCGGTAACCGTCGTGTACGTTCTGTTGGCGAAATGGCAGAAAACCAATTCCGTGTTGGTCTGGTTCGTGTTGAGCGTGCGGTTAAAGAGCGCCTATCCATGGCCGAGTCTGAAGGCTTAATGCCTCAGGATATGATCAATGCCAAGCCAGTGGCTGCTGCTGTTAAAGAGTTCTTTGGCTCTTCACAGCTGTCCCAGTTTATGGATCAGAACAACCCATTGTCAGAAGTGACGCACAAGCGTCGTGTTTCTGCATTAGGGCCAGGTGGTCTGACCCGTGAGCGCGCTGGTTTTGAGGTGCGAGATGTACACCCGACCCACTATGGTCGTGTCTGTCCTATCGAAACACCTGAAGGTCCAAATATCGGTTTGATCAACTCATTGGCAACCTATGCCCGCACCAACGACTATGGTTTCCTGGAGAGCCCATACCGTAAAGTGGTTAAAGGTGTTGCGACTGAAGAGATCGAATACTTGTCTGCCATCAACGAAGCTGAGTACATCATTGCACAAGCTTCTGCGACGCTGGATAAAAAGAACAAATTAGTCGATGAGCTGGTAGCGGTTCGTCACTTAAACGAGTTTACCGTTAAGGCTCCGGATGAAGTTCAGTATATGGACGTTTCTCCGAAGCAGGTGGTTTCAGTTGCCGCGGCATTGATTCCGTTCCTTGAGCACGATGATGCGAACCGTGCATTAATGGGATCGAACATGCAGCGTCAGGCTGTACCTACGCTAAAAGCTGATAAGCCATTAGTGGGTACAGGTATTGAGCGCTATGTAGCTGCGGACTCCGGTGTTTGTGAAGTTGCGCGCCGCGGCGGTGTCGTCGATAGTATCGACTCTGGTCGTATCGTTGTACGTGTTAACGACACCGAAGTAGAAGCAGGCCAGCCGCCGGTTGATATTTATAACCTGACTAAATACACCCGTTCTAACCAGAACACTTGTATTAACCAGCGTCCTATCGTTACCGAAGGCGATATTATTCAGCGTGGCGACATCTTGGCTGATGGTCCATCTATCGATTTAGGTGAGTTGGCACTGGGTCAGAATATGCGTATCGCATTTATGCCCTGGAATGGTTACAACTTTGAGGATTCGATCCTTGTTTCTGAACGTGTCGTTAAAGAAGATCGTTTTACTACGATCCACATTCAGGAATTAACCTGTATTGCCCGTGATACCAAGCTGGGTTCAGAGGAAGTAACTTCTGATATTCCCAACGTTGGCGAAGGCGCATTAGGTAAACTGGATGAGTCCGGTATTGTTTATATCGGTGCCGAAGTTGGCGCTGGTGATATTCTGGTCGGTAAGGTAACGCCTAAAGGTGAAACCCAGCTAACGCCAGAAGAAAAACTACTACGTGCTATTTTCGGTGAGAAAGCCTCTGACGTTAAAGATACCTCTTTGCGTGTACCTTCAAGTGTTAAAGGTACCGTTATTGATGTGCAGGTTTTCACCCGCGACGGTCTTGAGAAAGATACTCGCGCTAAAGAAATCGAAAAATCACAGCTTGATGAATACCGCAAAGACCTTAACGAAGAGCTTCGTATCTTTGAAGGTGCAACCTTCGCGTTATTGCGCAAATCATTAAGTGGCCAGAAAATCGTTGGCGGTGCAGACCTTAAGAAAGGTACTGTAATGGACGACGACGCTTTGGATGCCTTAGAGAAAGACCAGTGGTTCAAACTGCGTTTCTCTGATGATGCCCTTAATGCCCAGCTAGAATCTGCTGAAACCCAGTTGGCTGAACAGCGTGTTGCGTTGGAAGAGCGTTTTGAAGATAAGAAGCGCAAACTAACCAGCGGTGATGATTTGGCACCGGGTGTACTGAAGATTGTTAAGGTTTATCTGGCGATCAAACGTCGTATTCAGCCTGGCGATAAAATGGCGGGACGTCACGGTAACAAGGGTGTTATTTCGGTCATTATGCCAGTAGAAGATATGCCTTATAACGAGAAAGGTGAGCCGGTTGATATCGTGCTTAACCCGCTCGGTGTACCGTCGCGAATGAACGTTGGTCAGATTCTTGAAACTCACCTTGGCCTGGCGGCTAAAGGTTTGGGTGAAAAGATTGATGTGATGCTTGAAGAGCAGCGCAAGATTGCTGAGCTGCGTAAATTTCTCGACGAAATTTACAATGGTGATGGCGGCCGTAAAGAAGATCTGAAGTCATTTACCGATGAAGAAATCATCGAAATGGCCGGCAATCTTCGCGGTGGTGTGCCAATGGCAACGCAGGTATTTGACGGTGCTTCTGAAGCCGAAGTTAAAAACCTGTTGAGACTGGCAGACTTGCCTGACAGTGGTCAGATGCAGTTATACGATGGTCGTACAGGTGAAGCCTTCGACCGTGAAACAACTGTTGGCTATATGTATATGTTAAAACTGAACCACTTGGTAGACGACAAAATGCACGCTCGTTCTACAGGTTCGTACAGTCTTGTTACGCAACAGCCGCTGGGTGGTAAAGCTCAGTTTGGTGGTCAGCGTTTCGGTGAGATGGAAGTGTGGGCACTTGAAGCATACGGTGCTGCTTATACCTTGCAGGAAATGCTAACGGTTAAGTCGGATGACGTGGCCGGTCGTACTAAGATGTACAAAAATATCGTTGATGGTGACCAGCGCATGGAGCCTGGTATGCCAGAGTCTTTCAACGTATTGCTTAAAGAGATTCGGTCTCTTGGTATCAATATGGAGTTGGACACTGAGTAA
- the rpoC gene encoding DNA-directed RNA polymerase subunit beta', with protein MKDLLNLLKQGQNEEFDSIRIGLASPEMIRSWSYGEVKKPETINYRTFKPERDGLFCAKIFGPVKDYECLCGKYKRLKHRGVICEKCGVEVALAKVRRDRMGHIELASPVAHIWFLKSLPSRIGLLLDMTLRDIERILYFESYVVIDPGMTTLEKGQMLTDEQYYESMEEFGDEFEAMMGAEAVQRLMQDIDIDQEVETLHEEIPATNSETKIKKLSKRLKLLEALQSSGNKAEWMILNALPVLPPDLRPLVPLDGGRFATSDLNDLYRRVINRNNRLKRLLDLNAPDIIVRNEKRMLQESVDALLDNGRRGRAITGSNKRPLKSLADMIKGKQGRFRQNLLGKRVDYSGRSVIVVGPTLKLHQCGLPKKMALELFKPFIFGKLEARGLATTIKAAKKMVEREPPEVWDILAEVIREHPVMLNRAPTLHRLGIQAFEPVLIEGKAIQLHPLVCAAYNADFDGDQMAVHVPLTIEAQLEARALMMSTNNILSPANGEPIIVPSQDVVLGLYWLTRARVNAEGEGMVFSDPEEVHRAYNTRKAHLQARIKCRITEVLFDEETGERNEETKIVETTVGRVLLWQIIPEGLPFELVNNPMVKKAISKVLNECYRKVGLKATVIVADQLMYAGFAYSTRSGASIGINDFAIPEEKAQIIGSAEEEVREIESQYASGLVTQGEKYNKVIDIWSRANDMVSKSMMDGISKETVTNRDGEDEQQDSFNSVYIYADSGARGSPAQIRQLAGMRGLMAKPDGSIIETPITANFREGLSILQYFISTHGARKGLADTALKTANSGYLTRRLVDVAQDLVVTEQDCDTHEGLLMAPVIEGGDIIETLGDRVLGRVVAEDVLKPGTDDVIFARGTLLDEKGVIELESHSIDEVKVRSPITCETRHGLCSTCYGRDLARGHQINVGEAVGVIAAQSIGEPGTQLTMRTFHIGGAASRATAVDSIQVKQEGTIRLHNVKLAEKSDGTFVAVSRSGELAVADHSGRERERYKLPYGAVIKVADGTDVAAGDVVTTWDPHTHPIITEVAGKVKFSGMEEGITVNHQTDELTGLSSISVIDPAERQTAGKDIRPAVTLVDAKGKELCLAGTSVPAHYFLPANAMVGLTDGEDIGVGDVIARIPQESSKTRDITGGLPRVADLFEARKPKEPAILAEISGTVSFGKETKGKRRLVITPTDGSTYKGSDHYESLIHKWRTLSVFEGENVEKGEVVSEGPPSPHDILRLKGVAELAKYISNEIQDVYRLQGVGINDKHIEVICRQMLRKVEITASGDSALIKGEQVQFTRVLEENERLEAEGKVPATYERLLLGITKASLATESFISAASFQETTRVLTEAAVTGKRDYLRGLKENVVVGRLIPAGTGLAYHAERKRRKDEELTASEEMVVSAADIEAALTEALKDEG; from the coding sequence GTGAAAGATTTATTAAATTTACTCAAGCAAGGTCAAAACGAAGAGTTTGATTCTATCCGGATTGGTTTGGCCTCTCCTGAGATGATTCGCTCATGGTCTTACGGTGAAGTGAAAAAGCCTGAGACGATTAACTACCGTACCTTTAAGCCCGAGCGTGACGGTCTTTTCTGTGCCAAGATTTTTGGACCAGTAAAAGATTACGAATGTCTCTGTGGCAAATACAAACGCCTAAAGCATCGCGGTGTTATCTGTGAGAAGTGTGGCGTTGAAGTGGCACTGGCGAAAGTTCGTCGTGACCGTATGGGTCATATCGAATTGGCTAGCCCTGTTGCACATATCTGGTTTTTGAAATCATTACCAAGCCGTATCGGTTTGCTATTGGATATGACGCTGCGTGATATTGAGCGTATCTTATATTTTGAATCGTATGTTGTTATCGATCCAGGCATGACCACGCTTGAAAAAGGTCAGATGCTAACGGACGAGCAATACTACGAGTCAATGGAAGAGTTCGGTGACGAATTTGAAGCGATGATGGGTGCAGAAGCGGTTCAGCGCTTAATGCAAGATATCGATATCGACCAAGAAGTCGAGACATTGCATGAAGAAATTCCAGCAACGAATTCTGAAACTAAAATCAAAAAATTATCCAAGCGTTTGAAGTTGTTAGAAGCCCTACAGTCTTCTGGCAACAAAGCTGAGTGGATGATTCTTAACGCATTGCCAGTACTACCACCGGATCTTCGTCCGTTAGTACCTCTGGACGGCGGTCGTTTTGCGACGTCCGATTTGAACGATTTATACCGTCGCGTTATCAACCGTAACAACCGTCTTAAGCGTCTATTAGACCTTAATGCTCCTGATATCATCGTACGTAACGAAAAGCGTATGTTGCAGGAATCTGTTGATGCACTATTAGATAACGGTCGTCGCGGTCGTGCGATTACTGGTTCTAACAAGCGCCCGCTAAAATCTTTGGCTGATATGATCAAAGGTAAGCAGGGTCGTTTCCGTCAGAACCTTCTTGGTAAGCGTGTTGATTACTCTGGCCGTTCCGTAATTGTTGTTGGTCCTACTCTTAAGTTGCACCAGTGTGGTCTGCCTAAGAAAATGGCGCTGGAATTATTTAAGCCTTTCATTTTCGGTAAATTAGAAGCCCGTGGTTTAGCGACTACGATTAAAGCGGCTAAGAAAATGGTTGAGCGTGAGCCGCCAGAAGTTTGGGATATTCTTGCAGAAGTTATCCGTGAACATCCTGTTATGCTTAACCGTGCACCAACACTTCACCGTTTGGGTATCCAGGCCTTTGAACCGGTACTGATCGAAGGTAAAGCGATTCAGCTACACCCGCTGGTATGTGCGGCTTATAACGCTGACTTTGATGGTGACCAAATGGCGGTACACGTACCGTTGACTATCGAAGCGCAGCTTGAAGCTCGTGCCTTGATGATGTCTACCAACAACATTCTTTCTCCAGCGAACGGTGAGCCGATTATCGTTCCTTCGCAGGATGTTGTATTGGGTCTGTACTGGTTAACCCGAGCTCGTGTTAATGCTGAAGGCGAGGGCATGGTGTTCTCGGACCCTGAAGAAGTGCATCGCGCTTACAATACCCGCAAGGCTCATTTGCAGGCACGTATTAAGTGTCGTATCACCGAAGTCTTGTTCGATGAAGAAACGGGTGAGCGCAACGAAGAAACCAAAATTGTTGAGACTACTGTTGGTCGTGTGCTGTTATGGCAGATCATTCCAGAAGGTCTTCCCTTTGAGTTGGTTAACAACCCAATGGTTAAAAAGGCCATCTCTAAAGTTTTGAACGAGTGCTACCGTAAGGTCGGTTTGAAAGCGACCGTTATTGTTGCTGACCAACTAATGTATGCCGGTTTTGCTTACTCAACTCGTTCTGGTGCTTCAATCGGTATTAACGATTTTGCTATCCCTGAAGAAAAAGCCCAGATTATCGGCAGCGCCGAAGAAGAAGTTCGTGAAATCGAATCTCAGTACGCTTCCGGTCTGGTAACACAGGGTGAGAAATACAATAAGGTTATCGATATCTGGTCACGTGCCAACGATATGGTTTCCAAGTCGATGATGGACGGTATCTCGAAAGAGACTGTGACCAACCGCGACGGTGAAGATGAGCAGCAGGATTCATTTAACTCTGTTTATATCTACGCCGACTCCGGTGCTCGTGGTAGCCCAGCCCAGATTCGTCAGTTGGCCGGTATGCGTGGTCTGATGGCCAAGCCAGATGGCTCGATTATCGAAACGCCGATTACGGCAAACTTCCGTGAAGGTCTAAGTATTCTTCAGTACTTTATTTCGACTCACGGTGCTCGTAAAGGTTTGGCGGATACCGCACTGAAAACAGCTAACTCGGGTTACCTGACTCGTCGTCTGGTTGATGTTGCTCAGGATCTGGTTGTTACTGAGCAGGATTGTGACACCCACGAAGGTCTATTAATGGCGCCGGTTATTGAGGGTGGCGATATTATCGAAACTCTGGGTGATCGTGTGCTTGGTCGTGTCGTTGCAGAGGATGTCCTAAAGCCAGGTACGGATGACGTTATCTTTGCCCGCGGCACATTGCTCGACGAGAAAGGTGTTATCGAATTAGAAAGCCACAGTATCGATGAAGTGAAAGTTCGTTCACCGATTACCTGTGAAACTCGCCACGGTCTATGTTCTACCTGTTACGGTCGTGACCTGGCTCGTGGTCATCAGATCAATGTTGGTGAGGCGGTTGGTGTTATCGCTGCTCAATCCATTGGTGAGCCCGGTACTCAGTTAACCATGCGTACCTTCCACATTGGTGGTGCGGCATCGCGGGCAACTGCGGTTGATAGTATCCAGGTTAAGCAGGAAGGTACGATCCGTTTACACAATGTTAAGTTGGCTGAAAAGTCAGACGGTACTTTTGTTGCGGTAAGTCGTTCCGGTGAATTAGCGGTTGCTGACCACAGTGGTCGTGAGCGTGAGCGTTATAAGCTGCCATACGGTGCCGTGATTAAAGTGGCCGATGGTACTGATGTTGCCGCTGGCGATGTCGTTACCACTTGGGATCCACACACCCACCCCATCATTACTGAAGTGGCTGGTAAAGTTAAGTTCAGTGGTATGGAAGAAGGCATTACCGTTAACCACCAGACTGATGAATTAACCGGTCTAAGCTCTATCTCGGTTATCGATCCTGCTGAGCGCCAAACGGCTGGTAAAGATATCCGTCCTGCGGTAACTCTGGTTGATGCAAAAGGTAAAGAACTGTGTCTGGCCGGTACTTCAGTACCTGCACACTACTTCCTGCCTGCAAACGCCATGGTTGGTTTAACCGATGGTGAAGATATCGGTGTTGGTGATGTTATCGCCCGTATCCCACAGGAGAGTTCAAAAACTCGTGATATTACCGGTGGTCTGCCACGTGTTGCTGACCTGTTCGAAGCCCGTAAGCCGAAAGAGCCTGCCATTCTTGCAGAAATCTCCGGTACGGTTTCATTCGGTAAAGAAACCAAAGGTAAGCGTCGTCTGGTAATTACACCAACGGATGGCTCTACTTATAAAGGTTCTGATCACTACGAATCACTGATCCACAAATGGCGTACATTAAGCGTGTTTGAGGGTGAGAACGTAGAGAAGGGTGAAGTTGTTTCTGAGGGCCCACCAAGCCCGCACGATATCCTGCGTTTGAAGGGTGTTGCGGAGCTGGCCAAGTACATCAGCAACGAAATCCAGGACGTATATCGTCTACAGGGTGTTGGTATCAACGATAAGCACATCGAGGTTATTTGCCGTCAGATGCTGCGTAAAGTTGAAATCACCGCTTCTGGTGATTCAGCCTTGATCAAGGGTGAGCAGGTGCAATTTACCCGCGTCCTTGAAGAAAATGAGCGTCTGGAAGCGGAAGGTAAAGTACCGGCCACTTACGAGCGTCTATTACTGGGTATTACCAAGGCCTCTCTGGCAACTGAGTCGTTTATCTCGGCTGCATCGTTCCAGGAGACCACCCGTGTACTAACCGAGGCTGCCGTTACCGGTAAGCGCGATTATCTACGTGGCTTGAAAGAAAACGTTGTTGTGGGTCGCTTGATCCCTGCGGGTACTGGCCTGGCATACCATGCCGAGCGTAAGCGCCGTAAGGATGAAGAGCTGACAGCTAGTGAAGAAATGGTAGTAAGTGCAGCTGATATCGAGGCGGCATTGACTGAAGCATTGAAGGATGAGGGCTAA
- the rpsL gene encoding 30S ribosomal protein S12: protein MATINQLVRKPRKRKVQKSDVPALQACPQRRGVCTRVYTTTPKKPNSALRKVCRVRLTNGYEVTSYIGGEGHNLQEHSVVLIRGGRVKDLPGVRYHTVRGSLDTSGVADRRQGRSKYGAKRPK from the coding sequence ATGGCAACGATCAACCAGTTGGTTCGTAAGCCGAGAAAACGTAAGGTTCAAAAAAGCGACGTTCCTGCTTTGCAGGCTTGTCCGCAGCGCCGTGGTGTATGTACTCGTGTGTATACCACTACGCCTAAGAAACCAAACTCTGCATTGCGTAAAGTATGTCGTGTACGTTTGACCAACGGTTATGAAGTAACTTCATATATCGGTGGTGAAGGTCACAACCTGCAAGAGCACAGTGTAGTTTTGATTCGCGGTGGTCGTGTTAAGGATCTGCCTGGTGTGCGTTATCACACCGTTCGTGGCAGTTTGGATACCTCTGGAGTGGCTGACCGTAGGCAAGGCCGTTCTAAATATGGTGCCAAGCGTCCTAAGTGA
- the rpsG gene encoding 30S ribosomal protein S7 gives MPRRRVVAKREILPDPKFGNLTLAKFMNHVMISGKKSVAESIVYGALDIVQEKLNKDPIEAFDEALENIAPMVEVKSRRVGGATYQVPVEVRPSRRAALAMRWLVEYSRGRGEKSMRQRLAGEIVDASQGKGSAVKKREDVHRMAEANKAFSHYRF, from the coding sequence ATGCCAAGAAGAAGAGTCGTCGCTAAACGCGAGATTTTGCCTGATCCAAAATTCGGCAATCTTACGTTAGCTAAGTTTATGAACCACGTAATGATCAGTGGTAAAAAATCAGTGGCTGAAAGCATCGTTTATGGTGCCCTGGATATCGTCCAGGAGAAACTGAATAAAGATCCTATTGAAGCTTTTGACGAAGCGCTGGAAAACATTGCACCGATGGTCGAGGTTAAATCTCGCCGCGTTGGTGGTGCAACTTACCAGGTACCTGTTGAAGTACGTCCATCTCGTCGCGCGGCACTAGCCATGCGTTGGTTGGTAGAGTACTCACGTGGCCGTGGTGAGAAGTCTATGCGTCAGCGTCTAGCCGGTGAAATTGTTGACGCATCACAGGGCAAAGGCTCTGCGGTTAAAAAGCGTGAAGACGTGCATCGCATGGCTGAAGCGAACAAAGCGTTCTCTCACTACCGTTTCTAA